A portion of the Girardinichthys multiradiatus isolate DD_20200921_A chromosome 23, DD_fGirMul_XY1, whole genome shotgun sequence genome contains these proteins:
- the itk gene encoding tyrosine-protein kinase ITK/TSK, giving the protein MFPRVILKATMIKKSQQKKRTSPCNYKERFFVLDTQDLKYSERRPGKKPMLKGCIELSRIKCVEIVLSDVPIPCNYKYPFQVFHDNYYLYIFAPDNDCRQRWVRALKGETKHNNLVAKFHPNFWMEGKWRCCQQTEKLATGCQLYNPVGYASKKPLPQLPDPEMGLNDSGDQMVIALLDYTPLRDDDLALQKDQEYRLINSCHSDWWTVQDDKGNAGYVPSTYVAEKNGKNFERFEWYNKHVSRWDAEELLLKEGKEGAFMMRDSRQAGVYTVSVFTKAPGSNGEKNPRVKHYQIRQTDTEKKAFYLAEKYLFSTIPELINYHQHNAAGLITRLRHPVSKGQRSSREIPGPLKDQWEIDPEELILGQEIGSGQFGLVLEGKWKDTKVAVKMVREECMSDEDFKEEAKVMMRLSHCKLVQLYGVCNQRSPMCLVFEYMESGCLSDYLRDRKGQLSLDMMMGMCLDVSEGMAYLESSNFLHRDLAARNCLVSKNNEVKVSDFGMTRFVLDDQYTSSQGSKFPVKWSAPEVIKYSKFSSKSDVWSFGVLMWEIYNEGRLPYENRSNTEVVESLNSGLRLLKPRLAPDSVYLLMEWCWKEKPEDRPTFALLLHELAAFSDL; this is encoded by the exons ATGTTCCCCCGGGTGATTTTGAAGGCAACTATGATCAAAAAGTctcagcaaaagaaaagaacatcaCCATGTAACTACAAGGAGAGGTTTTTTGTATTAGACACTCAAGACCTGAAATACTCTGAACGTCGTCCGGGG AAAAAGCCAATGCTGAAAGGTTGCATCGAACTGTCCAGGATTAAGTGTGTGGAGATTGTGTTGAGTGATGTCCCTATACCATGCAACTACAAGTACCCTTTTCAG GTCTTTCATGACAATTATTACCTCTACATCTTTGCCCCAGACAATGACTGCCGTCAGAGATGGGTTCGAGCTCTCAAAGGGG AGACGAAGCACAACAATTTGGTCGCAAAGTTCCACCCAAACTTCTGGATGGAGGGAAAATGGAGATGCTGCCAACAAACTGAGAAGCTGGCGACAGGCTGTCAACTCTACAACCCTGTGGGTTACG CTTCTAAAAAGCCTCTTCCCCAGCTACCGGATCCAGAG ATGGGCCTGAATGATTCAGGAGATCAGATGGTCATCGCTCTGCTAGACTACACGCCACTCAGAGATGATGATTTGGCTCTTCAGAAAGATCAGGAGTATCGGCTCATTAACAGCTGCCATTCAGATTGGTGGACTGTGCAGGATGACAAGGG AAATGCAGGCTATGTGCCCAGCACATACGTAGCTGAGAAAAATGGCAAGAACTTTGAGCGATTTGA ATGGTACAACAAACACGTTAGCAGATGGGATGCAGAGGAACTGTTATTGAAAGAG GGAAAAGAAGGTGCATTCATGATGCGGGACTCAAGACAGGCAGGAGTCTATACAGTATCAGTTTTCACCAAAGCTCCTGG ATCTAATGGAGAGAAGAACCCTAGAGTGAAACATTATCAAataagacagacagacacagagaagAAAGCGTTTTACTTGGCGGAGAAGTACCTGTTTAGCACCATTCCTGAGCTGATCAATTACCACCAACACAATGCTGCCG GTCTGATAACAAGACTGAGACACCCTGTCTCTAAAGGACAACGCAGCTCTCGGGAAATTCCTGGTCCTTTAAAAG ATCAGTGGGAGATAGACCCAGAAGAGCTGATTCTGGGTCAGGAGATCGGCAGTGGACAGTTTGGGCTCGTGCTGGAGGGGAAATGGAAGGACACGAAGGTGGCAGTGAAGATGGTTAGAGAGGAATGCATGTCAGATGAGGACTTCAAAGAGGAGGCAAAGGTTATGAT GAGGTTGTCTCACTGTAAGCTTGTGCAGTTGTATGGCGTGTGCAATCAGCGCTCCCCCATGTGTCTGGTGTTCGAATACATGGAGAGTGGCTGTCTGTCAGACTACTTGCGGGACAGGAAAGGCCAGCTGTCTCTGGATATGATGATGGGAATGTGCCTAGATGTCAGCGAGGGGATGGCTTACCTGGAGAGCTCCAACTTCCTGCACAGGGATCTG GCTGCAAGGAACTGTCTTGTTTCGAAGAACAATGAGGTGAAGGTGTCTGATTTTGGCATGACAAG GTTTGTTCTTGATGATCAGTACACAAGTTCCCAAGGCTCCAAGTTTCCTGTCAAGTGGTCAGCCCCAGAAGTCATCAAGTACTCAAAGTTCAGCAGCAAGTCTGATGTCTGGTCATTTG GTGTACTCATGTGGGAGATTTACAATGAGGGGCGTCTTCCCTACGAGAACCGTTCTAATACAGAGGTTGTGGAGTCCCTAAACTCAGGCCTGAGGCTCCTGAAGCCCCGGTTGGCCCCTGACTCTGTGTATTTGCTGATGGAGTGGTGCTGGAAGGAG AAACCAGAAGATCGCCCAACCTTTGCTCTTCTTCTGCATGAACTGGCTGCCTTCTCCGACCTCTGA
- the med7 gene encoding mediator of RNA polymerase II transcription subunit 7: MGEPQQVSALPPPPTQFIKEYTDENIRKGLAPKPPPPIRDSYMMFGNQFQCDDLIIRPLESQGIERLHPMQFDHKQELKKLNMSILVNFLDLLDILIKSPGSIKREEKLEDIKLLFVHMHHLINEYRPHQARETLRVMMEVQKRQRLETAERFQKHLERVVEMIQGCLASLPDDLPQSESPDIVCGGSKSVSVGPSFGCSSGQTPLLKTAPMDVEETGSSCMEAGVTTSKRDKIWDKDAAMCSIIDEIA; this comes from the coding sequence ATGGGTGAACCACAACAAGTCAGTGCCCTGCCGCCGCCACCGACGCAGTTCATCAAAGAGTACACAGATGAAAATATCCGCAAAGGTCTGGCCCCCAAGCCACCTCCACCCATCAGAGACAGTTACATGATGTTTGGCAACCAGTTCCAGTGCGATGACCTCATCATCCGTCCTCTGGAAAGCCAGGGCATCGAGAGGCTTCATCCTATGCAGTTTGACCACAAGCAGGAGCTCAAAAAGCTAAACATGTCCATTCTTGTGAACTTTCTGGACCTTCTGGACATCCTTATTAAAAGTCCAGGCAGTATAAAGCGGGAAGAGAAGTTGGAGGACATAAAGCTTTTGTTTGTCCACATGCACCACCTGATAAATGAGTACCGGCCTCACCAAGCCAGAGAGACGCTAAGGGTGATGATGGAAGTGCAGAAGAGGCAGAGGCTGGAAACGGCAGAGAGGTTCCAGAAACATCTGGAAAGAGTGGTGGAGATGATCCAGGGATGCCTTGCTTCCTTACCCGATGACTTGCCCCAGTCAGAGAGTCCAGATATTGTTTGTGGTGGGTCTAAAAGTGTGTCTGTGGGACCTAGTTTTGGTTGTTCTTCTGGACAGACCCCCCTGCTGAAAACTGCACCAATGGATGTGGAGGAAACAGGTTCCAGTTGCATGGAAGCAGGTGTTACCACCTCAAAAAGGGACAAAATATGGGACAAGGATGCTGCCATGTGTAGTATAATAGATGAAATAGCTTAA